One window of the Verrucomicrobium sp. genome contains the following:
- the icd gene encoding NADP-dependent isocitrate dehydrogenase, whose translation MAYTTLTPPAGEKISIQNGVLQVPDNPVIPFIRGDGTGPDIWAASVRVFDAAVEKAYGGKKKISWFEVFAGEASKTKFDNWLPDDTVEAFKDYLVGIKGPLTTPVGGGIRSLNVALRQLLDLYVCLRPVQYFTGVPSPVKAPEKVDMVIFRENTEDIYAGIDFQAGSEQATKTLEFLKANFPKEFSKIRFGKEQLATVGVGIKPVSQPGTERLVRAAIQYAIDQKKKSVTFVHKGNIMKYTEGAFRDWGYELAKKEFGAVEIDGGPWCKLPSGVVIKDAIADITLQQVLTRPEDFDVIATLNLNGDYLSDALAAQVGGIGIAPGGNINYLTGHAIFEATHGTAPKYAGQDMVNPGSVVLSGEMMFRYLGWGEAADLILKGLNGAIGAKRVTYDFARLMEGATKIKCSEFGDAIIAKM comes from the coding sequence ATGGCATACACTACCCTGACCCCTCCCGCGGGCGAGAAGATTTCGATCCAGAACGGCGTCCTGCAGGTGCCGGACAATCCGGTGATCCCCTTCATCCGCGGCGACGGGACCGGCCCGGACATCTGGGCGGCGAGCGTCCGGGTTTTTGACGCGGCGGTGGAAAAGGCCTACGGCGGGAAGAAGAAGATTTCCTGGTTTGAGGTTTTCGCGGGGGAGGCTTCCAAGACCAAGTTCGACAACTGGCTTCCGGACGACACCGTCGAGGCCTTCAAGGATTACCTGGTGGGCATCAAGGGCCCCCTGACCACGCCGGTCGGCGGCGGCATCCGCTCCCTGAACGTGGCGCTGCGCCAGCTTTTGGACCTCTACGTCTGCCTGCGCCCCGTCCAGTATTTCACCGGCGTGCCCAGCCCGGTGAAGGCCCCTGAGAAGGTCGACATGGTGATCTTCCGTGAGAATACGGAGGACATCTACGCGGGCATCGACTTCCAGGCCGGCAGCGAGCAGGCGACCAAGACCCTGGAATTCCTCAAGGCGAATTTCCCGAAGGAGTTTTCCAAGATCCGCTTTGGCAAGGAGCAGCTGGCCACCGTCGGCGTGGGCATCAAGCCGGTTTCCCAGCCGGGCACCGAGCGTCTGGTCCGCGCGGCGATCCAATACGCGATCGACCAGAAGAAGAAGTCGGTCACCTTCGTCCACAAGGGGAATATCATGAAGTACACGGAAGGCGCCTTCCGCGACTGGGGCTATGAGCTGGCCAAGAAGGAATTCGGCGCGGTGGAGATCGACGGCGGCCCGTGGTGCAAGCTGCCCAGCGGCGTCGTGATCAAGGACGCCATCGCCGACATCACGCTCCAGCAGGTGCTGACGCGGCCGGAGGACTTCGACGTGATCGCCACGCTGAATCTGAACGGCGACTATCTCTCCGACGCCCTGGCCGCGCAGGTCGGCGGCATCGGCATCGCCCCCGGCGGCAACATCAATTACCTGACCGGCCACGCCATCTTCGAGGCGACCCACGGCACGGCGCCGAAGTATGCGGGCCAGGACATGGTGAACCCCGGATCGGTGGTTCTCTCCGGCGAGATGATGTTCCGCTACCTGGGCTGGGGCGAGGCGGCCGATCTGATCCTCAAGGGCCTGAACGGGGCGATCGGCGCCAAGCGCGTGACCTACGACTTTGCCCGCCTGATGGAGGGCGCGACGAAGATCAAGTGCTCCGAGTTCGGCGACGCGATCATCGCCAAGATGTAG
- a CDS encoding cytosine permease: MARRLPMENHRPELIEHGVGAHEQTMTLEKPFWLFFSANTSVGTVMLGVVLAGMGFDFWKGLAVLFLGNLIGSIPPALTSTLGPRTRLTQMESSRLALGKRGVRLPSFLCWLNCFGWDAVNNVPATFAWITLAALCGLSFPFWLTLAVLVIVQGFISVYGHHLVQAVGKAVGYLFFLTFVVLGVLAFQERGLSFAAAKPVSLAGFLLAVTLIASAPMGWCGQAADYTRYLPPATPAGKVFLRVFLGIFLSGLLEEVLGLLLAGGITDQTPQGIVRNLQHLAGPWAPAALVLMGISSLSSNAANDNSAAYCLISAGVHISRRTSAVIGAALSYAIAVYGAGSFSAFLENFLLLMVYWIAPWTAIVLTDWFLTRRKDHTHPPGWTREATIFCVVTAATLLLFSSSPLYTGPVNKWLGGAEVGYYAGFLWAGIWTWLTLRRRKAA, encoded by the coding sequence ATGGCACGCCGCCTCCCCATGGAGAACCACCGGCCGGAGCTCATCGAGCACGGCGTCGGCGCGCACGAGCAGACCATGACCCTGGAAAAGCCCTTCTGGCTTTTCTTCTCCGCCAACACCTCCGTCGGCACCGTCATGCTCGGCGTCGTCCTGGCGGGGATGGGCTTCGATTTCTGGAAAGGGCTGGCCGTCCTCTTCCTGGGGAACCTCATCGGCAGCATCCCGCCCGCCCTCACCTCCACCCTGGGGCCGCGCACCCGCCTCACCCAGATGGAAAGCTCCCGGCTGGCTCTGGGCAAGCGCGGCGTCCGCCTCCCCTCCTTCCTCTGCTGGCTCAACTGCTTCGGCTGGGACGCGGTGAACAACGTCCCCGCCACCTTCGCCTGGATCACCCTGGCGGCCCTCTGCGGCCTCTCCTTCCCCTTCTGGCTCACCCTGGCCGTCCTCGTCATCGTCCAGGGCTTCATCAGCGTCTACGGGCACCACCTCGTCCAGGCCGTCGGGAAAGCCGTCGGCTACCTCTTCTTCCTGACCTTCGTCGTCCTGGGGGTGCTGGCCTTCCAGGAGCGGGGCCTTTCCTTCGCCGCCGCCAAACCCGTCTCCCTGGCCGGATTCCTCCTGGCCGTCACCCTCATCGCCAGCGCGCCGATGGGCTGGTGCGGCCAGGCCGCCGACTACACCCGCTACCTGCCCCCCGCCACCCCGGCCGGGAAAGTCTTCCTCCGCGTCTTCCTGGGCATCTTCCTCTCCGGCCTGCTGGAGGAAGTCCTGGGCCTCCTCCTCGCCGGAGGCATCACCGACCAGACCCCGCAGGGCATCGTCCGCAACCTCCAGCATCTGGCCGGTCCCTGGGCCCCGGCGGCCCTCGTCCTCATGGGCATCTCCTCCCTCTCCAGCAACGCGGCCAACGACAACTCCGCCGCCTACTGCCTCATCTCCGCGGGCGTCCACATCTCCCGCCGCACCTCCGCCGTCATCGGCGCGGCCCTCAGCTACGCCATCGCCGTCTACGGCGCGGGCAGCTTCAGCGCCTTCCTGGAAAACTTCCTCCTCCTCATGGTCTATTGGATCGCCCCGTGGACCGCCATCGTCCTGACAGACTGGTTCCTGACCCGCCGGAAAGACCACACCCACCCGCCCGGCTGGACCCGGGAGGCGACCATCTTCTGCGTCGTCACCGCCGCCACACTCCTCCTCTTCTCCTCCTCCCCCCTCTACACCGGGCCGGTCAACAAATGGCTGGGCGGCGCCGAGGTCGGCTACTACGCCGGCTTCCTGTGGGCCGGAATCTGGACCTGGCTCACCCTGCGCCGCCGGAAAGCGGCATAA
- a CDS encoding sugar MFS transporter gives MVAIPTAGGPAPQAPPMSAAARRTGLIVVTALFFMWGFITCLNDILVPHLKAVFDLNYVRASLIQFCFFGAYFIMSFPAGWLVSRWGYQTGMVTGLLTCGTGTILFIPAADFLSYAFFLAALFVLATGVTLLQVAANPYVSVLGAPETASSRLNLAQAFNSLGTTIAPFLGGWLILSHVNGTGALAQAAAVKGPYLLLSTLLLLLAGVIHQVKLPHLRGVEENAGHQETFAHALKVPHLVLGAVGIFLYVGAEVSIGSYLINFMGEPGVAGFTPERAAGYVGYYWMGAMIGRFIGSALTQRIGAGSLLAFNAAAAALLCAAGMLGAGHAAMWAVLAIGLFNSVMFPNIFTLGIARLGRLTGHGSSLLIMAIVGGALVPVAMGHAADLLGVQHSLFIPALCYLYIIYYGLSGCRKK, from the coding sequence ATGGTCGCCATCCCCACCGCCGGCGGGCCCGCCCCTCAGGCCCCGCCGATGAGCGCCGCCGCGCGCCGCACCGGCCTCATCGTCGTCACCGCCCTCTTCTTCATGTGGGGCTTCATCACCTGCCTCAACGACATCCTGGTCCCCCACCTCAAGGCCGTCTTCGACCTGAACTACGTCCGCGCCTCCCTGATCCAGTTCTGCTTCTTCGGCGCCTACTTCATCATGTCCTTTCCGGCGGGCTGGCTCGTCTCCCGCTGGGGCTACCAGACCGGCATGGTCACCGGCCTCCTCACCTGCGGCACCGGCACCATCCTCTTCATCCCCGCGGCCGACTTCCTGTCCTACGCCTTCTTCCTGGCCGCCCTCTTCGTCCTGGCCACCGGCGTCACCCTGCTCCAGGTCGCGGCCAATCCCTACGTCTCCGTCCTTGGCGCGCCGGAAACCGCCTCCAGCCGCCTGAACCTGGCCCAGGCCTTCAACTCCCTGGGTACCACCATCGCCCCCTTCCTGGGCGGCTGGCTCATCCTCTCCCACGTCAACGGAACCGGCGCGCTGGCGCAGGCCGCCGCCGTCAAAGGCCCCTACCTGCTCCTCAGCACCCTGCTCCTGCTCCTGGCCGGCGTCATCCATCAGGTCAAACTCCCCCATCTGCGCGGCGTGGAAGAAAACGCCGGGCACCAGGAAACCTTCGCCCACGCGCTGAAGGTCCCCCACCTCGTCCTGGGCGCCGTCGGCATCTTCCTCTACGTCGGCGCGGAAGTCTCCATCGGCAGCTACCTCATCAACTTCATGGGGGAACCGGGCGTCGCCGGCTTCACCCCGGAACGCGCCGCCGGCTACGTCGGCTACTACTGGATGGGCGCCATGATCGGGCGCTTCATCGGCTCCGCCCTCACCCAGCGGATCGGCGCGGGCAGCCTGTTGGCCTTCAACGCCGCCGCAGCCGCCCTCCTCTGCGCGGCCGGGATGCTCGGCGCCGGGCACGCCGCCATGTGGGCGGTGCTGGCCATCGGCCTCTTCAACTCGGTCATGTTCCCCAACATCTTCACCCTGGGCATCGCCCGGCTGGGCCGCCTGACCGGCCACGGCTCCTCCCTCCTCATCATGGCCATCGTCGGCGGCGCCCTCGTCCCCGTGGCCATGGGCCACGCGGCCGACCTCCTCGGCGTCCAGCACTCCCTCTTCATCCCCGCCCTCTGCTACCTCTACATCATCTACTACGGCCTCTCCGGCTGCCGGAAAAAATAG
- a CDS encoding FAD-dependent oxidoreductase, whose protein sequence is MAAGFLHAAPPPPGDPYDVVVYGATPAGVMAAVAAARHGHTVALIEPSNRIGGMIADGLMEADVGDRRTVGGLAAEFLDRVAGYYRKNCGPDSPELAACQGGLRFEPHAGEEVLESMLWEQSSISLFQRLRFQSIAKEERTGRITALILDDLDRGGTRSFAGRVFIDASYEGDLLGATDVPWRAGREGRDEYGEELAGVSVGPDRGHGDDRLMAYGFVPTLTNVEGNRAPFPRPEHYDPAPWRARYAERIRKDGLAGIPELFAAGEARMGPGGKFAADWADLPGGNEGYVRARPQRREEMAAAHRDYCLSLFYFLQNDPGLPPEFHAAMAQWGLARDEFADSGHFPSRFYVREARRMLGRHVLTEQDITQDRYKADGIAEGSGPVDGKPEQVLEVDGRPVDDVTPRIAVAGYDIPYGCMVPADMPGQAPNLLVPVCCSATHVAFCSLRKEPVYMMLGHAAGDAAHLALSNAGRDGLPQPLPRLDPAPLRQLLRDEGAVLDSFYQPSARIVLVPEHPRAGQQVTYRAEIGEPRDPPVVAFWDFDGTGKVAATGLEGKTSFPLEKVYQVGLLILDNAGRRRLVTAQVPVGAARELDATVDECDAARTGPWEGTYPLLSRLPVLLVDAFFGPSIHVAPPLAKESKEPVSRARFQADLPRAGLYGLCVAFRPAEEHASQVVVRVRTAKQMATRTIDERTEGDSPFPWHLIGDFSCAAGPNAIEVSNDAADGGVAADGARWIWRGTGN, encoded by the coding sequence TTGGCCGCCGGCTTTCTGCACGCGGCCCCGCCGCCGCCGGGCGATCCCTATGACGTGGTGGTCTACGGCGCCACGCCCGCCGGGGTGATGGCCGCCGTGGCGGCGGCGCGGCACGGGCACACGGTGGCTCTCATTGAGCCCAGCAACCGCATCGGCGGCATGATCGCCGACGGGCTGATGGAGGCCGACGTGGGCGACCGCCGGACGGTGGGCGGCCTGGCCGCCGAGTTCCTGGACCGCGTGGCGGGCTATTACCGGAAGAACTGCGGCCCCGATTCCCCGGAGCTGGCGGCCTGCCAGGGCGGGCTCCGCTTTGAGCCGCACGCGGGGGAGGAGGTGCTGGAGTCGATGCTTTGGGAGCAGTCTTCCATTTCCCTGTTTCAGCGGCTCCGCTTCCAAAGCATCGCCAAGGAGGAGCGGACGGGCCGGATCACCGCGCTGATTTTGGATGACTTGGACAGGGGCGGGACGCGGAGTTTTGCCGGAAGGGTTTTCATCGACGCCAGCTATGAGGGGGACCTGCTGGGCGCGACCGACGTGCCGTGGCGCGCGGGCCGCGAGGGGCGGGACGAATACGGGGAGGAGCTGGCGGGTGTGTCCGTGGGCCCGGACCGGGGCCATGGCGACGACCGGCTGATGGCCTACGGCTTTGTCCCGACGCTGACGAATGTGGAGGGGAACCGCGCGCCGTTCCCGCGCCCCGAGCATTACGATCCTGCGCCGTGGCGCGCGCGCTACGCGGAGCGGATCCGCAAGGACGGGCTGGCCGGGATCCCGGAGCTTTTCGCCGCCGGGGAGGCGCGGATGGGGCCGGGCGGCAAGTTCGCCGCCGATTGGGCCGACCTGCCGGGCGGCAACGAGGGCTATGTCCGGGCGCGCCCGCAGCGCCGGGAGGAGATGGCCGCCGCGCACCGGGACTATTGTCTGAGCCTGTTTTATTTCCTCCAGAATGATCCCGGTCTGCCGCCGGAGTTCCACGCCGCGATGGCGCAGTGGGGCCTGGCGCGGGACGAGTTTGCCGATTCCGGCCATTTTCCCTCCCGGTTTTACGTGCGGGAGGCGCGGCGGATGCTGGGGCGGCATGTGTTGACGGAGCAGGATATCACGCAGGACCGTTATAAGGCGGACGGGATCGCGGAGGGAAGCGGCCCGGTCGATGGGAAGCCGGAGCAGGTCCTGGAGGTGGACGGGCGGCCGGTGGACGACGTGACGCCCCGCATCGCCGTGGCGGGGTACGATATTCCCTACGGCTGCATGGTTCCCGCCGATATGCCGGGCCAGGCGCCGAATCTCCTGGTGCCGGTCTGCTGCTCGGCGACGCACGTGGCCTTTTGCTCCCTGCGGAAGGAGCCGGTCTACATGATGCTGGGGCACGCCGCGGGTGACGCCGCCCACCTGGCCTTAAGCAACGCGGGCCGGGACGGTTTGCCGCAGCCGCTGCCGCGCCTCGATCCCGCCCCGCTCCGCCAGCTTCTGAGGGATGAGGGGGCGGTGCTCGACTCTTTCTACCAACCCTCCGCGCGGATCGTGCTGGTGCCGGAGCATCCGCGGGCCGGGCAGCAGGTCACCTACCGCGCGGAGATCGGCGAGCCGCGCGATCCCCCGGTGGTGGCGTTTTGGGACTTTGACGGAACGGGGAAGGTGGCCGCCACCGGCCTGGAAGGGAAGACCTCCTTCCCGTTGGAGAAGGTCTATCAGGTGGGGCTGCTGATTTTGGACAATGCCGGGCGCCGCCGCCTGGTGACGGCGCAGGTGCCGGTGGGGGCGGCCCGGGAGCTGGACGCGACGGTCGACGAGTGCGACGCGGCGCGGACGGGCCCTTGGGAGGGGACCTACCCGCTCCTCTCCCGCCTGCCGGTGCTTTTGGTCGACGCGTTCTTTGGCCCCTCCATCCATGTGGCGCCGCCCTTGGCCAAGGAGTCGAAGGAGCCGGTTTCCCGCGCCCGTTTCCAGGCCGATCTGCCGCGGGCGGGCCTTTACGGTCTTTGCGTCGCCTTCCGCCCGGCGGAGGAGCATGCCTCCCAGGTCGTCGTGCGGGTTCGCACGGCGAAGCAGATGGCCACGCGGACGATCGACGAGCGGACGGAGGGGGATTCTCCTTTCCCCTGGCATCTGATCGGCGATTTTTCCTGCGCGGCGGGTCCGAACGCGATCGAGGTTTCCAACGACGCCGCCGACGGCGGCGTGGCGGCCGACGGGGCCCGCTGGATCTGGCGCGGAACGGGCAATTAG
- a CDS encoding prepilin-type N-terminal cleavage/methylation domain-containing protein has translation MRAKRAFTLLEILLVLALTALVAGMTLVSVQGAGGAQRLAVGGNLIVDLAQKARQESITRGTLTALVLVTGSGRPEWDYRLWTILELQASAAADGEPEWVPASPWRMLSEGVLVDPAQSGSFLLNPPSLAAALPPLRYGGEAIAPGALSYVIFQPTGSLYLASAAEAPAPPGLRLVLGRMLRDSGRDRLVYGDARPGAAGPANYYQITFNSYTGLPIVDRP, from the coding sequence ATGCGGGCGAAGCGGGCTTTTACTCTCCTGGAGATCCTCCTGGTCCTGGCGCTGACGGCGCTGGTGGCGGGCATGACCCTGGTTTCCGTGCAGGGGGCGGGCGGCGCGCAGCGCCTGGCCGTGGGCGGGAACCTCATCGTGGATCTGGCGCAGAAGGCGCGGCAGGAGTCGATCACCCGGGGCACGCTGACCGCGCTGGTCCTGGTCACCGGCTCCGGGCGGCCGGAATGGGATTACCGGCTGTGGACGATCCTGGAGCTGCAGGCTTCCGCCGCCGCGGACGGGGAACCGGAGTGGGTCCCGGCCTCGCCCTGGCGGATGCTTTCGGAGGGGGTCCTGGTCGATCCCGCGCAGAGCGGCAGTTTCCTGCTAAATCCGCCCAGCCTGGCGGCCGCGCTGCCGCCGCTGCGCTACGGCGGGGAGGCGATCGCGCCGGGGGCTCTTTCCTACGTCATCTTTCAGCCGACGGGTTCCCTCTACCTGGCCTCCGCCGCGGAGGCGCCCGCGCCGCCGGGCTTGCGGCTGGTCCTGGGGCGGATGCTGCGGGACAGCGGGCGGGACCGGCTGGTTTACGGGGACGCGCGGCCCGGCGCGGCGGGTCCGGCGAACTATTACCAGATCACGTTCAATTCCTACACGGGCCTGCCGATCGTCGACCGGCCATGA
- a CDS encoding prepilin-type N-terminal cleavage/methylation domain-containing protein produces the protein MRRTRGFSLIEVVLSLALLSFSLIALLALCSVGLGNGRKANDDTVVASILWQEVGAARQRGAAAFRPGAAYFDVAGQPTNGSAAYYECALRAQDSDSGPARVRVEVSWPASVPAPQRPHRSAVTATLPPP, from the coding sequence ATGAGACGGACGCGGGGCTTTAGCTTGATCGAGGTGGTGCTTTCCCTGGCGCTGCTTTCCTTCAGCCTCATCGCCCTTTTGGCGCTCTGTTCCGTCGGCCTCGGGAATGGGCGGAAGGCGAATGACGATACGGTGGTGGCATCGATCCTGTGGCAGGAGGTGGGGGCGGCGCGGCAGCGCGGGGCGGCGGCTTTCCGGCCCGGGGCGGCTTACTTCGACGTGGCGGGCCAGCCGACGAACGGCTCCGCCGCCTATTATGAGTGCGCGCTGCGGGCCCAGGATTCCGATTCCGGCCCGGCCCGCGTGCGGGTGGAGGTGAGCTGGCCGGCTTCCGTTCCCGCCCCGCAGCGGCCCCACCGCAGCGCGGTGACGGCGACCTTGCCCCCGCCATGA
- a CDS encoding GxGYxYP family putative glycoside hydrolase: MTRFLVLLFLSWAACAQGADRPAVAVLVEPGLLPVGGTPALAPERIPELLTKYGLPTRVVSAAQLAGTTRLNPDDFPILILPYGDAYPRALRTALRDYHKAGGYLILDGFPFSLPCRKEGDQWVPMERGEDYGRSSGGLGTGAPAPAPPGPWKIAEGNPLLLEEGALPPSREDGQAFCLDRKSLDPLDEVTPLIEAGEGGVPVAAIVRHRGGDFSGALDVWLGDAAGRVTPEDGYLARQLLVRAAAWCLKDRGRLTAEELQAVFQAAAAEPKPEAFPSALAYARRARPWGETFLPKSARPGKIVAVNAAALSPEEQRALVSLQALTSREAPRIWLNFTAADRFWLDWHVRKEWIEEVETAGDWQDLFRRFAGAYQGAVVPDPALYRGDILAANVAACEDLIVATPELAERLGIPVKVDLRGRFKTYAEGMEWVLETYQDRFNHFLCDMAPAMNGSVAYAMQWRAPIFWPCGPVDALRPGADRLRELALAARILAAQAPNTAMLGFPYAGEGIGIGEEAGVALASGYGVSLVCSDHLNNGCVTSGVALDGAVQGAAADGPALEPDKIYVALALSDGDNENAWTEFFRPYFTHSRHGTFPAAFGMGPAILDLQPGVARWYFERAGEGTEFLADVSGIGSIDPARYGSRYTEPHKVLDGFLDWTAWYMGRLGMKTVRTVSGGDDLLSAYAEKLPALHSIFADVGRTGGDEPLVSTLPGGLPVFRAGTDWKHAGEGYTGFLKEVREAAGAERPAFVNGFVHSWSYGPDALASIYEHRDENMVFVTPAQLARLYRQAQAAAQEKKKGEEEVKKALPATAAPDAPLPLPDMDSNHD; encoded by the coding sequence ATGACGCGATTTCTCGTTTTGCTCTTCCTCTCCTGGGCGGCGTGCGCCCAGGGGGCGGACCGGCCTGCCGTGGCGGTGCTGGTGGAGCCGGGGCTTTTGCCTGTGGGGGGCACTCCGGCCTTGGCGCCGGAACGGATCCCGGAGTTGCTGACAAAATACGGCCTGCCGACCCGGGTGGTGAGCGCGGCGCAGCTCGCCGGGACGACGCGGCTCAATCCGGACGATTTCCCAATCCTGATCCTGCCCTATGGGGATGCCTATCCCCGCGCGCTCCGCACGGCGCTGCGGGATTATCACAAGGCGGGCGGCTACCTGATCCTGGACGGCTTCCCCTTTAGCCTCCCTTGCCGGAAGGAGGGGGACCAGTGGGTGCCGATGGAGCGGGGGGAGGATTACGGAAGGAGCTCGGGCGGCCTGGGAACGGGCGCTCCCGCGCCCGCGCCGCCGGGACCGTGGAAGATCGCGGAAGGAAACCCCCTGCTTTTGGAGGAGGGTGCGCTGCCGCCGTCCCGGGAGGATGGGCAGGCCTTCTGCCTGGACCGGAAGTCTCTGGACCCGCTGGATGAGGTGACGCCGCTCATTGAGGCCGGGGAGGGCGGGGTGCCGGTGGCGGCGATCGTCCGCCATCGAGGCGGCGATTTTTCCGGCGCTCTCGATGTCTGGCTGGGGGACGCGGCGGGCCGGGTGACGCCGGAGGACGGTTATTTGGCCCGGCAGCTTCTGGTCCGCGCCGCCGCCTGGTGCCTGAAGGACCGGGGACGCCTGACGGCGGAGGAGCTGCAGGCCGTTTTCCAGGCCGCCGCGGCGGAGCCGAAGCCGGAGGCGTTCCCTTCCGCCCTGGCCTACGCGCGCCGTGCCCGGCCCTGGGGGGAGACGTTCCTGCCGAAGTCGGCCCGGCCCGGGAAGATCGTGGCGGTGAACGCCGCCGCGCTTTCCCCGGAGGAGCAGCGGGCGCTTGTCTCCCTGCAGGCGCTGACGAGCCGGGAGGCGCCCCGGATTTGGCTCAATTTTACGGCTGCGGACCGTTTCTGGCTCGATTGGCACGTGCGGAAGGAGTGGATCGAGGAGGTGGAGACGGCGGGCGATTGGCAGGATCTTTTCCGCCGCTTTGCCGGCGCCTATCAGGGCGCGGTGGTGCCGGACCCGGCCCTTTACCGGGGCGACATCCTGGCGGCCAATGTGGCGGCGTGTGAGGATCTGATCGTGGCCACGCCGGAATTGGCGGAGCGGCTGGGCATCCCGGTGAAAGTCGATCTGCGGGGCCGTTTCAAGACGTATGCGGAGGGGATGGAATGGGTTTTGGAAACGTACCAGGACCGCTTTAACCATTTCCTGTGCGACATGGCCCCGGCGATGAACGGCTCCGTGGCTTATGCGATGCAGTGGCGCGCGCCGATCTTTTGGCCGTGCGGGCCGGTCGATGCGCTGCGTCCCGGCGCGGACCGGCTGCGGGAGCTGGCGCTGGCCGCGCGGATCCTGGCCGCGCAGGCGCCGAATACGGCGATGCTGGGCTTCCCTTACGCCGGGGAAGGGATCGGCATCGGGGAGGAGGCGGGCGTGGCGCTGGCCAGCGGCTACGGGGTTTCCCTGGTGTGCAGCGATCACTTGAATAACGGGTGCGTGACCAGCGGCGTGGCGCTGGACGGCGCGGTGCAGGGAGCGGCGGCGGACGGCCCCGCTCTGGAGCCGGACAAGATCTATGTGGCGCTGGCTCTTTCCGACGGGGACAACGAGAACGCCTGGACGGAATTTTTCCGCCCCTATTTCACGCATTCCCGGCATGGGACGTTCCCCGCCGCCTTCGGCATGGGACCGGCGATCCTGGACCTCCAACCGGGCGTGGCCCGGTGGTATTTCGAGCGGGCGGGGGAGGGCACGGAGTTTTTGGCCGACGTTTCCGGTATCGGCTCCATCGATCCGGCGCGCTATGGGAGCCGCTACACGGAGCCCCACAAGGTGCTGGACGGCTTCCTGGATTGGACGGCCTGGTACATGGGGCGCCTGGGGATGAAGACGGTGCGGACGGTCTCCGGCGGGGACGACCTGCTCTCCGCCTACGCGGAGAAGCTGCCCGCGCTCCATTCGATCTTTGCCGACGTGGGGAGGACGGGCGGGGATGAGCCGCTGGTTTCGACGTTGCCGGGCGGTCTGCCGGTTTTCCGCGCGGGGACGGATTGGAAGCACGCCGGGGAGGGCTACACCGGGTTCTTAAAGGAGGTCCGGGAGGCCGCTGGCGCGGAGCGCCCGGCTTTCGTCAATGGCTTCGTCCATAGCTGGAGTTACGGGCCGGACGCGCTGGCTTCCATCTACGAGCACCGGGATGAGAACATGGTCTTCGTCACGCCCGCGCAGCTGGCGCGGCTTTACCGGCAGGCCCAGGCCGCCGCGCAGGAGAAAAAGAAGGGGGAGGAGGAGGTGAAGAAGGCCCTTCCCGCCACTGCGGCGCCGGATGCGCCGCTGCCGTTGCCCGACATGGATTCGAACCATGACTAA